From Xiphophorus couchianus chromosome 23, X_couchianus-1.0, whole genome shotgun sequence, one genomic window encodes:
- the apbb2a gene encoding amyloid-beta A4 precursor protein-binding family B member 2 isoform X4, with protein sequence MAERKSAKAAAGSSSQNGSDVPLQEFPMPKTELVQKFHVFYLGVTYVSRPIGMDIINGAIENLLSSTGKEEWTPVILSIADTTVAVIKEKEEEEEVLVECRVRFLSFMGVGRDVHTFAFIMDTGNQHFQCHVFWCDPNAGSVSEAVQAACVLRYQKCLVARPPSQRAGSSSSPSSDSVTRRVTTSVKRSVQSLIDTLKPKKQPSELPQQ encoded by the exons atgGCTGAAAGAAAAAGTGCTAAAGCTGCGGCTGGCAGCTCCTCCCAGAATGGCTCTGATGTGCCCTTAcaag AGTTCCCCATGCCAAAGACTGAACTGGTGCAGaagtttcatgtgttttatctTGGTGTGACATATGTGTCTCGCCCAATAG GTATGGACATTATTAACGGGGCCATAGAAAACCTCCTGTCGTCCACAGGCAAAGAAGAATGGACCCCTGTCATACTAAGTATTGCGGACACCACCGTGGCTGTCATCAAAGAGAAG gaggaagaggaggaggtgttGGTGGAGTGCCGTGTGCGGTTTTTGTCCTTCATGGGGGTGGGACGGGACGTGCATACGTTTGCCTTCATCATGGACACTGGGAACCAGCACTTCCAGTGTCACGTCTTCTGGTGTGACCCAAATGCAGGCAGCGTGTCGGAGGCGGTGCAGGCAGCTTGTGTG ctccGGTACCAGAAGTGTCTGGTGGCACGGCCGCCCTCTCAGCGTGCTGGCTCTTCCTCATCTCCCTCTTCAGACTCAGTAACGCGCCGAGTGACCACAAGTGTGAAACGCAGCGTCCAGTCCCTCATAGACACTCTGAAACCCAAGAAACAGCCGTCAGAACTGCCCCAGCAATGA